In Leishmania mexicana MHOM/GT/2001/U1103 complete genome, chromosome 20, one genomic interval encodes:
- a CDS encoding putative ATP-dependent RNA helicase, giving the protein MASLATWDDCIGPAKWLSEPLQRVLSYPKPLPVQQAVIPTIMRALTSGVPNDVSLTAPTGSGKTLCYLIPLVRLLTESKKGVDDNALRCLILVPTQALGQQVHRELQRLTRPSSIKVACICAEVVDAAKGTSTDVEAAEARELVRRVVLPRFGGSEQHSAEGCDSAGESEEDADMVDCDEADDDDGRFFATRQQHRKRNITVRYFSNVDVIVSTPQRLLHHLDHTRGLRLASLRLLVIDEADQVLAGNFASQVQKVNARYEFEVQQQQRRQLRQQERMCALLTCAMSSNFASPDESSLSTAIASPAPPQRLGRFGGASASAFLTRGSPILHKVLCSATLSSRIARISNVKLRNCSYYVLDSNGEERKEEGVVSSQQANTGAGAVVRTQFALPPTLQEHIIFVEDTYRPAVLLKLVHALRSRISATAARKRASAAARRLAAEMVVDNGDDRAHREADLPRIVAAQDATSASASSSYPNVEDRAGTGILIFCATAEEARVMSHFLAAAGVSSVLEFTTLSSEAERRRALLERTVDTEDTDSGAEVSCVVASDALMRGIDIPNVGHVIMYHPPEAVSRYVHRAGRTARAMRPGHVHLLLSKTGPSGKQEDGEMALYKRLSQSLVRTLPVSYERSFFRFAEAPPRAGGGTAARSSAATDGSGDVAPSASAATSTASADAAPAAEEVGSAEWWVAQANQFLVQSQHQLQRRWASVLESAAAAAAAKAKATAAAGEGRSTAAAIMTPSRGADASQMEPFPGRKRDRSVVSHTARTMPAA; this is encoded by the coding sequence ATGGCCTCTCTTGCGACGTGGGATGACTGCATCGGGCCTGCCAAGTGGCTCagcgagccgctgcagcgcgttctCAGCTACCCGAAGCCTTTGCCAGTTCAGCAGGCCGTCATCCCGACCATCATGCGAGCGCTCACGAGCGGGGTGCCGAACGACGTCAGCCTCACCGCCCCCACCGGGAGCGGTAAAACGCTTTGCTACTTGATCCCATTGGTGCGCCTCCTCACGGAGTCAAAGAAAGGCGTTGATGATaacgcgctgcgctgcttgATTCTCGTCCCAACGCAAGCGCTGGGACAGCAAGTGCAccgcgagctgcagcgcctgacGCGTCCAAGCTCAATCAAAGTCGCATGCATCTGTGCCGAGGTCGTGGACGCAGCAAAGGGTACATCGACAGATGtggaggcagcagaggcccGTGAGCTGGTACGGCGAGTCGTGCTACCTCGTTTTGGCGGCTCCGAGCAGCATTCTGCGGAAGGATGCGATAGTGCCGGCGAAAGTGAGGAAGATGCCGACATGGTCGACTGCGACGAagcggacgacgacgacggacgCTTTTTCGCCACGCGTCAGCAACACCGCAAGAGGAACATCACCGTACGGTACTTCTCCAACGTTGACGTGATTGTTtccacgccgcagcggcttcTTCATCACCTCGACCACACGCGTGGACTGCGCCTGGCAAGTCTGCGCTTGTTGGTGATTGACGAGGCGGACCAGGTGTTGGCCGGTAACTTCGCCTCGCAGGTGCAGAAGGTGAACGCGCGGTACGAGTTTGAggtgcaacagcagcaacgacgcCAGCTACGGCAGCAAgagcgcatgtgtgcgcttCTCACATGCGCCATGTCTTCGAATTTCGCTTCTCCTGATGAGTCTTCCTTGTCAACAGCCATAGCATCGCCAGCCCCACCCCAACGGTTGGGCCGCTTCGGTGGCGCCTCTGCGAGCGCCTTCTTGACCCGCGGTAGCCCCATCTTACACAAGGTTCTCTGCTCTGCAACGCTCTCGTCACGCATCGCACGCATCTCCAACGTGAAACTGCGCAACTGCAGCTACTACGTCCTCGACAGCAACGGCGAGGAacgcaaggaggagggggtagTGTCGTCACAGCAGGCAAATACGGGGGCaggtgcggtggtgcgcaccCAGTTCGCACTCCCGCccacgctgcaggagcacaTTATCTTTGTGGAGGACACGTACCGGCCAGCGGTCCTGCTCAAGCTGGTGCACGCCTTGCGGAGCCGCATTTCGGCCACAGCTGCGCGGAAGCGTGCTTCGGCTGCCGCACGACGGCTTGCGGCCGAAATGGTTGTCGATAATGGTGACGATCGTGCTCACAGAGAGGCGGACCTTCCTCGTATAGTTGCAGCGCAGgacgccacctccgcctctgcaTCATCGTCATACCCGAACGTGGAGGACAGGGCAGGCACCGGCATTCTCATCttctgcgccaccgcagaggaggcgcgtgTCATGAGCCActtcctcgccgctgccggagtCTCGTCTGTCCTCGAGTTCACGACTCTCTccagcgaggcggagcgaCGCCGCGCGCTACTGGAGCGGACGGTTGACACGGAAGACACGGACTCCGGTGCCGAGGTCTCCTGCGTCGTAGCCTCAGACGCCCTCATGCGCGGCATCGACATCCCGAACGTGGGCCATGTCATTATGTACCACCCGCCCGAAGCTGTGTCGCGGTACGTGCATCGGGCAGGCCGCACGGCGCGCGCGATGCGGCCCGGCCacgtgcacctgctgctgagcaaGACCGGGCCGAGCGGCAAGCAGGAGGACGGCGAGATGGCGCTGTACAAGCGGCTGTCTCAATCACTTGTGCGAACGCTGCCGGTGTCGTATGAGCGAAGCTTCTTCCGATTTgcagaagcgccgccgcgtgcgggTGGTGGCACGGCTGCCAGATCCTCAGCTGCGACAGACGGTTCAGGGGACGTTGCGCCGTCAGCCAGCGCGGCAACCTCAACAGCCAGTGCCGATGCCGCACCAGCCGCTGAGGAAGTCGGCTCCGCCGAGTGGTGGGTGGCTCAAGCCAATCAGTTTCTCGTGCAATCCCAgcatcagctgcagcgtcggTGGGCCTCAGTTCTGGAgtctgccgcagcagcggctgcagcaaaAGCGAAAGCAACTGCTGCCGCGGGCGAAGGCCgctccacggcagcggccatcATGACCCCCAGTAGGGGCGCGGATGCAAGCCAGATGGAGCCATTCCCAGGGAGGAAGCGAGACCGCAGCGTTGTCTCTCACACAGCCAGGACGATGCCAGCGGCTTGA
- a CDS encoding putative RNA editing complex protein MP90 has protein sequence MTRRSPTPPPDFPLDSLPIYEPHDQNGPPRTKIGFHLPMRSLPASLALDFFFPGANSNDSPQAANAPSSSSSRTYSSGGSASSDLGARYEEADSGAGSEHQQHTSRLHRAAHGTEGLSAAGAGSVTGDTSTAFCRLCRETFDNDGTLRSHITVADRARHVSHPVREVALETLTLLAVRGYPIDNIMTVWADILFNCPLFPRIRSMTDPRWSIEKRAAQIGTILRALKKVGVLDVALATAEPTDTVGSCNSHYRRRRVAFERLEYIGDNCWGNNISNRILLLYPDQQWLYSERCSTFTLVRDACEMNVNLDFVFDTLELWHLLSTTAHSRLGNGKVKADLVEGIFGELHLHLYGMVPKLQDDVEYVETNGAREVQLVALVEHCLTELYDLIVLKHARDLVTPAIPLAKELAAKRIWARTRPFVLPQKRPNTGRVRTKTAMGNGGPHASAFPSAVPTVGRAATAGHAASFLAPRTGAANANASVTTLEDLFDVSPSSLQQQQQQEQQHDMSACGAATGAIESRADGRTEIAVASSSGKESRHHTEERAEEATAVEKGRAGVMPISPLFSTPLSLTLSASIGLGSTRVLPALPRLFTTPHVYPKHVPNPLRLLPLSAIPSMTYCHHTRSDVFATMKMSYERLGLLHEGSSRMQYVVSPTPAAWAVLIGTLVPQLVGFAPLPVTPTGDTKGASAEARRLLASMDEGGLYCRDAFYNLAVSPSSPAATSRPHATPSPMSTAWALQNAGLPALSATPSKTREDDHEVSSNKNGHSGCTFAPSRYVSPGIRAPPAGVVTDRNLCRGVFAFLAVGVADAVAEAEQLTRTDTAPVSAATPAAPTTGARSSGEGPAQHCTEGNSPQASATAYAERMKAALDYWRWRSQKSLQSFSAASGEASLPH, from the coding sequence ATGACGCGGCGAAGCCCCACTCCGCCGCCAGACTTCCCGCTGGACAGTCTACCCATCTACGAACCCCATGACCAGAACGGGCCGCCGCGCACCAAAATCGGCTTTCACCTTCCCATGcgctcgctgccggcgtctcTAGCGCTCGACTTCTTCTTTCCTGGTGCAAACTCTAACGACAGCCCGCAAGCAGCCAACgcccccagcagcagcagcagtaggaCCTACAGCAGTGGGGGGTCTGCAAGCAGTGACCTTGGCGCGCGCTACGAAGAAGCCGATAGCGGTGCCGGGAGTGAACATCAGCAGCACACCTCGAGGCTCCACCGCGCGGCGCACGGTACGGAAGGACTCTCCGCTGCGGGCGCTGGCAGTGTCACTGGCGACACATCCACGGCGTTCTGCCGACTGTGTCGCGAAACCTTCGATAATGATGGAACACTACGGTCACACATTACAGTCGCAGACCGGGCGCGGCACGTCTCTCACCCGGTACGCGAGGTGGCGCTTGAAACGCTGACACTGCTGGCCGTGCGCGGGTACCCCATCGACAATATAATGACGGTGTGGGCCGACATCCTGTTCAACTGTCCACTGTTTCCGCGCATTCGCAGCATGACAGACCCGCGGTGGTCAATCGAGAAGCGGGCGGCTCAAATCGGCACTATCCTGCGGGCCTTAAAGAAGGTCGGAGTGCTTGATGTCGCCCTGGCGACGGCAGAGCCGACGGACACGGTGGGATCATGCAACTCGCACTACCGTCGGCGCCGCGTTGCCTTTGAACGACTGGAGTACATTGGAGACAACTGCTGGGGCAACAACATTTCGAATCGGATCCTGCTGTTGTACCCGGATCAGCAGTGGCTGTATAGcgagcgctgcagcacgttCACGCTGGTGCGTGACGCGTGCGAGATGAACGTCAACCTCGACTTTGTCTTCGACACACTGGAGCTGTGGCACCTCTTGTCGACCACGGCACACTCACGACTAGGGAATGGGAAGGTGAAGGCCGACCTTGTAGAAGGTATCTTTGGGGAGCTACACCTGCACCTCTACGGTATGGTGCCTAAGCTGCAGGATGATGTGGAGTACGTGGAGACGAACGGCGCTAGAGAGGTGCAGCTGGTCGCACTCGTGGAGCACTGCCTGACAGAGCTGTACGACCTCATTGTGCTGAAGCATGCGCGTGACCTCGTCACACCGGCCATACCTCTCGCGAAGGAACTGGCAGCGAAGCGAATATGGGCGCGAACGCGCCCTTTTGTGCTACCGCAGAAGCGTCCCAACACGGGCCGGGTTCGAACCAAGACTGCGATGGGCAACGGGGGGCCGCATGCGTCAGCCTTTCCATCTGCTGTTCCGACGGTCGGAcgtgctgccaccgctgggCACGCAGCATCCTTTCTGGCACCACGCACCGGAGCGGCGAACGCAAATGCGTCTGTGACTACGCTGGAGGACCTCTTCGATGTGTCGCCTTCGTCcttgcagcagcaacagcagcaggagcagcagcacgatATGTCCGCATGCGGGGCGGCGACTGGCGCCATCGAGTCGCGCGCTGACGGGCGTACGGAGATAGCCGtggcaagcagcagcggtaaAGAGAGCAGGCATCACACGGAAGAGCGGGCCGAAGAAGCTACTGCAGTGGAAAAGGGGCGAGCCGGCGTGATGCCGATCTCTCCTTTATTCTCCACCCCCTTATCCCTCACGCTGTCGGCCTCCATCGGTTTAGGTAGCACGCGTGTCCTGCCGGCGTTGCCGCGCCTCTTTACCACTCCACACGTGTACCCCAAACACGTGCCCAacccgctgcgcctcctgccgctCTCGGCCATTCCAAGCATGACCTACTGCCACCACACGCGCTCGGACGTTTTTGCGACGATGAAGATGAGTTACGAGCGCCTTGGTCTGCTTCATGAAGGTTCGAGCCGTATGCAGTATGTGGTAAGCCCTACTccggcggcgtgggcggtgCTGATCGGCACACTTGTGCCGCAGCTCGTGGGattcgcgccgctgcctgtcACGCCGACCGGTGACACAAAAGGTGCATCGGCCGAAGCACGTCGCCTTTTAGCGTCCATGGATGAGGGCGGCCTGTATTGTCGGGATGCCTTCTACAATCTCGCAGTGTCGCCGTCCTCACCTGCTGCCACCTCGCGACCCCAcgcaacgccgtcgccgatgaGCACTGCGTGGGCACTGCAGAATGCCGGCTTGCCCGCCCTCTCTGCCACACCGAGTAAGACAAGAGAGGACGACCACGAGGTTTCCTCGAACAAAAACGGGCACAGCGGATGCACCTTCGCTCCCTCCCGCTACGTCTCGCCTGGTATTCGAGCGCCGCCGGCTGGCGTGGTGACAGACCGTAacctctgccgcggcgttTTTGCCTTCCTGGCTGTCGGTGTGGCTGACGCCGTGGCAGAGGCTGAGCAACTCACGCGCACGGACACGGCGCCGGTCAGTGCCGCTACCCCGGCGGCCCCCACCACAGGTGCGCGGTCCTCTGGCGAGGGCCCGGCGCAGCACTGTACAGAAGGCAACTCACCTCAAGCGTCCGCGACTGCTTACGCGGAGCGGATGAAGGCGGCGTTGGACTactggcgctggcgctcgcAGAAGTCCCTCCAGAGCTTCTCGGCCGCGTCCGGTGAGGCGTCACTGCCGCACTAG